In the Larus michahellis chromosome 6, bLarMic1.1, whole genome shotgun sequence genome, one interval contains:
- the TRIP12 gene encoding E3 ubiquitin-protein ligase TRIP12 isoform X3: MSNRPNNNPGGSLRRSQRNTAGAQPQDDAVGGRSHLGQAKHKAHSPPENRKSISKTPKVQSNTTSEQSKGHFSKRGCSSSAVLIPQEGDPERVNTSEKQKTGQVPKKDNSRGVKRSASPDYRRTNSPSSAKKPKALQHTETSLETNKPHTKTKRRHLDQEQPKSTQLPSTSKAHTRKGGAAGSSRSQKRKRTENLSCIKSGSAVESTGAEEKSAKLSKLASKSVTSAKAGCSTITDSSSSASTSSSSSSAVASASSTVPQGARVKQGKDQNKARRSRSASSPSPRRSSRDKEPSKTSGSSKFDWAARFSPKVSLPKTKLSLPGSSKSETSKPGPSGLQAKLASLRKSTKKRSESPPAELPSLRRSTRQKTTGSCASTSRRGSGLGKRGAAEARRQEKMADPDNNQDGVNSSAARTDEAPQGAAASSSVAGAVGMTTSGESESDDSEMGRLQALLEARGLPPHLFGPLGPRMSQLFHRTIGSGASKQSSKAQQLLQGLQATDESQQLQAVIEMCQLLVMGNEETLGGFPVKSVVPALITLLQMEHNFDIMNHACRALTYMMEALPRSSAVVVDAIPVFLEKLQVIQCIDVAEQALTALEMLSRRHSKAILQAGGLADCLLYLEFFSINAQRNALAIAANCCQSITPDEFHFVADSLPLLTQRLTHQDKKSVESTCLCFARLVDNFQHEENLLQQVASKDLLTNIQQLLVVTPPILSSGMFIMVVRMFSLMCSNCPTLAVQLMKQNIAETLHFLLCGASNGSCQEQIDLVPRSPQELYELTSLICELMPCLPKEGIFAVDTMLKKGNAQNTDGAIWQWRDDRGLWHPYNRIDSRIIEAAHQVGEDEISLSTLGRVYTIDFNSMQQINEDTGTARAIQRKPNPLANTNTSGHSELKKDDARAQLMKEDPELAKSFIKTLFGVLYEVYSSSAGPAVRHKCLRAILRIIYFADAELLKDVLKNHAVSSHIASMLSSQDLKIVVGALQMAEILMQKLPDIFSVYFRREGVMHQVKNLAESEALLTSPPKVCTNGSGTLGTATTISTGTATAASNAAADLGSPSLQHSREDSLDLSPQGRLSDVLKRKRLPKRGPRRPKYSPPRDDDKVDNQAKSPTTTQSPKSSFLASLNPKTWGRLSTQSNSNNMEPARTAGVSGLARAASKDTISNNREKIKGWIKEQAHKFVERYFSSENMDGSNPALNVLQRLCTATEQLNLQVDGGTECLVEIRSIVSESDVSSFEIQHSGFVKQLLLYLTSKSEKDTVSRDIRLKRFLHVFFSSPLPGEEPLGRLEPLENAPLLALVHKMNNCLSQMEQFPVKVHDFPSGNGTGSRGSQALKFFNTHQLKCQLQRHPDCANVKQWKGGPVKIDPLALVQAIERYLVVRGYGRVREDDEDSDDDGSDEEIDESLAAQFLNSGNVRHRLQFYIGDHLLPYNMTVYQAVRQYSLQAEEERESTDDESNPLGRAGIWTKTHTIWYKPVREDEDGSKDCVGGKRGRAQTAPTKTSPRNSKKHDELWHDGVCPSVLNPLEVYLISTPPENITFEDPSLDVILLLRVLHAISRYWYYLYDNAICKEIIPTSEFINSKLTAKANRQLQDPLVIMTGNIPTWLTELGKTCPFFFPFDTRQMLFYVTAFDRDRAMQRLLDTNPEINQSDSQDSRVAPRLDRKKRTVNRDELLKQAESVMQDLGSSRAMLEIQYENEVGTGLGPTLEFYALVSQELQRADLGLWRGEEVTLANPKGSQEGTKYIHNLQGLFALPFGRTAKPAHIAKVKMKFRFLGKLMAKAIMDFRLVDLPLGLPFYKWMLRQETSLTSHDLFSIDPVVAKSIYHLEDIVRQKKRLEQDKTQTKESLQYALEALTMNGCSVEDLGLDFTLPGFPNIELKKGGKDTPVTIHNLEEYLRLVIFWALNEGVARQFDSFRDGFESVFPLSHLQYFYPEELEQLLCGSKTDTWDAKTLMECCRPDHGYTHDSRAVKYLFEILSSFDSEQQRLFLQFVTGSPRLPVGGFRSLNPPLTIVRKTFESTENPDDFLPSVMTCVNYLKLPDYSTIEIMREKLLIAAREGQQSFHLS, translated from the exons GTAGCTCCCgaagtcagaaaaggaaaaggacagaGAATCTGTCTTGTATAAAGAGTGGTTCAGCAGTTGAATCAACTGGCGCTGAAGAGAAGTCAGCAAAACTCTCCAAGCTGGCTTCAAAATCGGTGACCTCAGCCAAAGCTGGGTGTAGCACCATCACTGATTCTTCTTCTTCAGCTTCtacatcatcctcctcctcttctgctgttgCCTCTGCTTCTTCTACTGTTCCTCAGGGTGCCAGAGTGAAACAGGGAAAGGACCAGAATAAGGCTAGACGTTCCCGTTCTGCATCCAGCCCCAGTCCAAGAAGGAGTAGCAGGGACAAAGAACCGAGTAAAACAAGTGGCTCTTCAAAGTTTGACTGGGCTGCTCGATTCAGCCCAAAAGTCAGTCTGCCTAAAACAAAACTGTCTCTACCAGGCTCTTCCAAGTCAGAGACATCAAAACCTGGACCTTCAGGACTACAGGCTAAGCTAGCAA GTCTAAGAAAATCCACAAAGAAGCGCAGTGAATCACCACCTGCTGAGCTCCCCAGTTTGCGGCGGAGCACACGGCAAAAGACCACGGGCTCCTGTGCTAGCACCAG TCGGCGAGGCTCTGGCCTGGGCAAAAGAGGAGCAGCTGAAGCTCGCCGACAGGAGAAGATGGCTGATCCTGACAACAACCAGGATGGAGTTAACTCTTCAGCTGCGCGTACAGATGaggctccccagggagctgcag cttCTAGTTCTGTTGCTGGGGCTGTAGGTATGACAACCTCTGGAGAAAGTGAGTCAGATGATTCTGAGATGGGAAGACTACAAG CTCTATTAGAGGCTAGGGGTCTTCCTCCTCACCTGTTTGGCCCTCTTGGTCCTCGGATGTCGCAGCTCTTCCACAGGACAATTGGAAGTGGAGCTAGTAAGCAAA GTTCTAAAGCCCAACAGCTTTTACAAGGTCTCCAAGCCACTGATGAAAGTCAGCAACTTCAGGCAGTGATTGAGATGTGCCAGCTGTTGGTCATGGGCAATGAAGAAACATTAGGAGGATTTCCAGTCAAGAGTGTTGTACCAGCTTTG ataacACTGCTGCAGATGGAGCACAACTTTGACATT ATGAACCATGCATGTCGGGCCTTAACATATATGATGGAAGCACTTCCCAGATCATCTGCTGTAGTGGTAGATGCAATTCCTGTCTTCTTGGAAAAG CTGCAAGTTATTCAGTGCATTGATGTGGCAGAGCAGGCGCTTACAGCGCTGGAGATGTTATCTCGCAGACATAGTAAAGCCATTCTGCAGGCA ggTGGGTTGGCAGACTGTTTGCTGTATCTGGAATTCTTCAGCATAAATGCACAGAGGAATGCGCTAGCTATTGCTGCCAACTGCTGCCAGAGTATAACACCTGATGAGTTTCACTTTGTGGCAGACTCTTTGCCACTGCTTACACAAAGGTTAACGCATCAG GACAAAAAGTCTGTTGAAAGCACTTGTCTCTGTTTTGCACGGCTAGTGGACAACTTCCAGCATGAGGAG AACTTGCTCCAGCAGGTTGCTTCCAAGGACTTGTTAACAAATATCCAGCAACTCTTGGTAGTGACGCCTCCTATCCTGAGCTCAGGAATGTTCATCATGGTGGTGCGCATGTTTTCCTTAATGTGCTCCAATTGTCCTACACTTGCAGTCCAACTTATGAAGCAAA aTATTGCAGAAACGCTTCATTTCCTCCTTTGTGGAGCCTCAAATGGGAGCTGTCAAGAACAAATTGACCTTGTTCCACGAAGTCCTCAAGAACTTTATGAGCTTACTTCTCTTATCTG TGAACTGATGCCTTGCCTGCCAAAAGAGGGAATCTTTGCTGTTGATACTATGCTGAAGAAAGGAAACGCACAAAATACAGATGGTGCGATATGGCAATGGCGAGATGACAGGGGCCTTTGGCATCCCTATAACAGGATTGATAGTCGAATAATAGAG GCAGCTCATCAGGTTGGTGAGGATGAAATAAGCCTGTCTACGCTTGGGCGTGTCTATACTATTGATTTTAACTCTATGCAGCAAATAAATGAGGATACTGGAACAGCACGTGCCATTCAGCGAAAACCAAACCCTTTAGCCAATACAAACACTA GTGGACATTCAGAATTGAAGAAGGATGATGCTCGAGCACAACTAATGAAAGAGGACCCAGAACTGGCAAAATCCTTTATCAAAACATTGTTCGGTGTTCTTTATGAAGTATATAGTTCTTCAGCTGGACCTGCTGTTAGACACAAGTGCCTTAGAGCAATTCTTAggataatttattttgctgatgcTGAACTTCTGAAGGATGTGCTGAAAAACCATGCTGTTTCTAG TCATATTGCCTCCATGCTGTCGAGTCAAGACCTTAAGATAGTAGTTGGAGCCCTGCAGATGGCAGAGATTTTAATGCAAAAGTTACCTGACATTTTTAGTGTTTACTTCAGAAGAGAAG gggTGATGCATCAAGTGAAAAACTTAGCAGAGTCTGAGGCTTTGTTAACAAGCCCACCGAAAGTATGCACTAATGGATCAGGAACGCTGGGTACCGCTACAACGATAAGTACTGGAACAGCAACTGCTGCCAGTAATGCAGCAGCGGATTTGGGCTCTCCTAGCTTACAACACAGCCGGGAGGATTCTTTGGATCTTAGCCCACAGGG ACGACTGAGTGATGttctaaagagaaaaagattGCCAAAACGAGGGCCAAGGAGACCAAAATACTCTCCTCCAAGAGACGATGACAAAGTAGACAATCAAG CTAAAAGCCCTACAACTACTCAATCTCCTAAATCTTCCTTCTTGGCAAGTTTAAATCCCAAAACGTGGGGAAGATTAAGCACACAGTCCAACAGTAATAATATGGAACCAGCACGAACAGCAGGAGTAAGTGGTCTTGCAAGGGCTGCTTCCAAGGATACCATTTCCAATAACAG agaaaaaattaaGGGCTGGATTAAGGAGCAAGCCCATAAATTTGTAGAACGTTATTTTAGTTCTGAAAACATGGATGGAAGCAATCCTGCACTAAATGTATTACAGAGACTTTGCACTGCAACTGAACAACTCAACCTCCAG GTGGATGGTGGAACAGAGTGCCTTGTAGAAATCCGTAGCATTGTCTCGGAGTCTGACGTCTCCTCATTTGAAATCCAGCATAGTGGGTTTGTTAAACAACTGCTGCTTTATTTGACATCTAAAAGTGAGAAAGATACTGTAAGCAGGGATATCAGATTGAAAAGatttcttcatgtatttttttcttctcca CTTCCTGGAGAAGAACCCCTTGGAAGATTAGAGCCATTAGAAAATGCACCTTTGTTGGCGTTAGTCCATAAAATGAACAATTGCCTCAGTCAGATGGAACAGTTTCCTGTCAAAGTGCATGACTTCCCAAGTGGAAATGGAACAGGGAGCAG AGGATCCCAAGCTTTAAAATTCTTCAATACACACCAATTAAAATGCCAACTGCAAAGACATCCAGACTGTGCTAATGTGAAACAGTGGAAAGGTGGACCTGTGAAGATTGACCCGCTGGCTTTGGTACAAGCCATTGAAAGATACCTTGTAGTTAGAG GCTATGGAAGAGTTAGAGAAGATGATGAGGATAGTGATGATGATGGGTCAGATGAAGAAATAGATGAATCTTTG gcTGCTCAATTCTTAAATTCAGGGAATGTGAGACATAGACTGCAGTTTTACATTGGAGATCACTTACTGCCATACAATATGACTGTGTATCAAGCAGTCAGGCAGTACAGTTTGCAagctgaggaggagagggagtcTACAGATGATGAAAGCAACCCATTAGGAAGAGCTGGGATTTGGACAAAAACGCATACAATTTG GTACAAACCTGTGCGAGAGGATGAAGATGGTAGTAAGGACTGCGTTGGTGGTAAAAGAGGAAGAGCACAAACTGCTCCCACAAAAACCTCCCCTAGAAATTCTAAAAAGCATGATGAATTGTGGCATG atgGTGTGTGCCCTTCGGTATTAAATCCTCTAGAAGTTTACCTCATATCTACTCCACCTGAAAACATAACATTTGAAGATCCCTCATTAGACGTTATTCTTCTTTTGAGAGTTTTACATGCTATCAGTCGATACTGGTATTACTTGTATGAT AATGCAATCTGCAAGGAGATAATTCCAACCTCAGAGTTTATCAACAGTAAActgacagcaaaagcaaacagGCAGCTTCAGGATCCTTTGGTAATTATGACAGGAAACATACCAACCTGGCTGACAGAACTTGGAAAAACATG CccgtttttctttccatttgataCCCGTCAAATGCTGTTTTATGTAACTGCTTTTGATCGTGATCGAGCCATGCAAAGACTGCTGGATACTAATCCAGAAATCAATCAATCAGATTCTCAGGATAGCAGAGTGGCACCACGACTGGACAGGAAAAAA CGCACTGTGAACAGAGATGAGCTGTTGAAACAGGCAGAATCTGTGATGCAGGATCTAGGCAGTTCAAGAGCCATGTTGGAAATCCAGTATGAGAATGAA gTTGGCACAGGCCTTGGCCCCACGCTAGAGTTCTATGCACTTGTATCTCAGGAACTACAGAGAGCAGACTTAGGCCTTTGGAGGGGAGAAGAAGTGACTTTAGCCAATCCAAAAG GAAGCCAGGAAGGTACCAAGTATATCCATAACCTTCAAGGCCTTTTTGCACTTCCTTTTGGTAGAACAGCCAAGCCAGCTCACATTGCAAAAGTTAAAATGAAGTTCCGCTTTCTGGGAAAACTAATGGCCAAGGCAATCATGGATTTTAGACTG GTGGACCTTCCTCTTGGACTTCCTTTTTATAAATGGATGCTACGACAGGAAACTTCCTTGACATCACATGATTTGTTCAGTATTGATCCAGTAGTCGCCAAATCAATATATCACCTTGAAGATATtgtaagacaaaagaaaagactTGAACAGGACAAAACACAG ACCAAAGAAAGTCTACAGTATGCATTGGAGGCTCTGACAATGAATGGCTGCTCAGTGGAAGATTTAGGGCTGGACTTCACACTTCCTGGGTTTCCTAATATAGAActgaaaaaagggggaaaagataCACCGGTCACCATCCACAATTTAGAGGAGTACCTCAGA ttGGTTATATTCTGGGCACTAAATGAAGGTGTTGCCAGACAGTTTGACTCATTCAGAGATGGATTTGAATCAGTCttccccctcagtcatcttcagTACTTCTATCCTGAGGAG TTGGAGCAGCTTTTGTGCGGCAGTAAAACGGACACTTGGGATGCAAAGACTTTAATGGAATGTTGCAGGCCAGATCACGGTTATACACATGACAG tCGAGCAGTGAAGTATCTCTTTGAAATTCTCAGTAGCTTTGATAGTGAGCAGCAAAGACTGTTTCTTCAGTTTGTGACGGGTAGCCCCAGACTGCCTGTAGGAG GCTTTCGAAGTTTGAATCCTCCATTGACAATTGTGCGCAAGACATTTGAGTCTACAGAGAATCCGGATGATTTCTTGCCCTCAGTAATGACTTGTGTGAACTATCTCAAATTGCCGGACTATTCAACTATTGAGATAATGCGTGAAAAACTATTGATAGCTGCAAGAGAAGGGCAGCAGTCATTCCATCTGTCCTGA